In one window of Gammaproteobacteria bacterium DNA:
- a CDS encoding TraR/DksA C4-type zinc finger protein codes for MTDHDEIRARLANRRAELKQRLNEIKEDVRHTEKPLEQDFAEQAVERENEEVLDALGEAARMEIAAIQKAFVHIDRDEYGICAICGRTIPKERLEVLPYSDRCVTCAEKSDLIR; via the coding sequence ATGACAGATCATGATGAAATCCGCGCGCGACTTGCGAACCGACGTGCAGAACTCAAGCAGCGTCTCAATGAAATAAAAGAGGACGTTCGCCATACCGAAAAGCCGCTTGAACAAGACTTTGCAGAACAGGCAGTCGAACGCGAAAATGAAGAGGTGCTCGATGCACTAGGTGAGGCCGCCCGCATGGAGATCGCGGCGATTCAGAAAGCGTTTGTCCATATCGATCGGGATGAGTACGGCATCTGCGCGATTTGCGGGAGAACGATTCCGAAGGAACGACTTGAAGTGCTGCCCTATTCCGATCGATGTGTGACCTGCGCAGAGAAAAGCGATTTGATTCGATAG